One genomic window of Uranotaenia lowii strain MFRU-FL unplaced genomic scaffold, ASM2978415v1 HiC_scaffold_165, whole genome shotgun sequence includes the following:
- the LOC129759487 gene encoding uncharacterized protein K02A2.6-like, translated as MESTTAVDVSRELAVMFSRYGVPHAIKADNAPQLSGQCGDFKEFCQTHGVQIWNTIPYWPQSNGEVERQNRSILKRLKISQELGKDWRAELRKYLLTYHATRHPTTGKSPGELMFGRRMNTTLPTISIFSEDEAVREQDAVVKQKGKEYADHKRRAKDSGIEVNDHVLVKRMRKNNKLQTEFSNEEFIVRDKAGTDTLIESTVTGKKYSRSSAHLKKLNIEKPDSETQNLETLVPVESSTSLPSVGVDQSEKDTKVEDEITTNEELKEVKKRTRVPPTKFKDYVSFE; from the coding sequence ATGGAGTCTACAACAGCTGTAGACGTCTCGCGTGAACTAGCCGTTATGTTCAGCAGATATGGTGTTCCTCATGCCATCAAAGCAGACAATGCACCTCAGTTGAGTGGGCAGTGCGgagattttaaagaattttgtcAAACACATGGTGTTCAAATCTGGAATACAATTCCATACTGGCCGCAATCCAACGGAGAAGTCGAGAGGCAAAACCGTTCAATATTAAAACGTCTCAAGATATCCCAAGAACTTGGCAAAGACTGGAGAGCTGAGTTGCGAAAATACTTGCTTACCTATCATGCAACTCGTCATCCTACTACTGGAAAATCACCAGGGGAGCTGATGTTCGGTCGAAGAATGAATACTACGCTTCCaacgatttcaattttttctgaagatgaaGCGGTACGTGAACAGGATGCGGTAGTAAAACAAAAAGGCAAAGAATATGCTGATCACAAGAGGAGAGCCAAGGACAGTGGCATTGAAGTTAATGATCATGTGCTTGTAAAACGGATGAGGAAGAATAACAAATTACAAACTGAGTTTTCAAATGAAGAGTTTATCGTTCGCGACAAAGCTGGGACCGACACCCTCATTGAATCCACCGTTACAGGAAAGAAATACTCTCGAAGCTCTGCACATTTGAAAAAGCTCAACATTGAGAAACCGGATAGTGAAACACAGAATCTCGAAACATTGGTTCCGGTAGAGTCGTCAACAAGTCTACCATCGGTTGGTGTTGATCAGTCTGAGAAGGATACTAAAGTTGAAGATGAGATAACCACTAACGAAGAGCTTAAGGAAGTAAAGAAAAGAACAAGAGTACCACCAACAAAGTTTAAAGACTATGTATCGtttgaataa
- the LOC129759488 gene encoding uncharacterized protein LOC129759488: protein MATERRIKSLKMRLRSIETSFNLIKVFVENFDEETQSMEVPVRLENLAVLWVDFGKTQAELEAADVEDNAVMEHQLKQRAQFETDYYRVKGFLLSVNKSTSPQSSQSCHSGAHFPTSSQIRLPDVKLPVFNGALENWLNFHDLFISLVHSSTELSNIQKFYYLRSSLAGDALKLVQTIAISANNYPVAWNLLIDHFQNPARLKQAYVDSLFEFAPLKKESASDLHSLVERFEANVRILKQLGERTEFWDVLLIRMLSIRLDPTTRRDWEEFSSTHEAATFPDLVSFLQRRVTVLQSVSNVQLDTSSSSAPKKPVHRSAIISNGATQFSPRQCFACSEHHPLYLCQTFAKMTIEDKDKLVRRQQLCRNCLRKGHQSRSCQSKNCCRKCRGRHHSQLCSTGTSQGESSKPRPEGNTSRDSNPTSEEVSSLSAAVGKLPKKGHPNKVLLATAVIKLTDDYGNTHFARALLDSGSECNFITESFAQKLKVRRTKVHLSISGIGQSSIQSRSKLRTTIHSRVTGFSTIVELLVLPKLTLNLPSATLDISNWNLPKEIELADPNFYQTNPIDIVLGAEIFFDLFKPPGRIPLGDSLPVLVNSVLGWVVSGKVNNSTATSSVIANLATVADIYRLMQRFWIIEETDSAPCMSVEEAACEKHFSQNVQRTSEGRYIVRLPFKEPVSSVGDNRSIAQRRFRMVESPLQRDTNLQAQYHDFMAEYVTLGHMQRVDTSTPPTQQYYLPHHAVIREDSSTTKVRVVFDASCKSGSGKSLNDVLMVGAVIQDDLRSIILRTRINPVLLIADIQKMYRQILVDERDTPLQRILWRSSPDEPLSTFELKTVTYGTASAPFLATRTLQQLADDEKADFPMGAAILKRDVYVDDLVTSGRTPEELAEVRNQLDQLCRRGGFEFRKFASNIESVLDGIPSERRALHSSVELAADQTIKTLGLHWEPASDHFRFQIRLPEHSRDVVLCKRLALSQIAQLFDPLGLVGPVIVTAKMFMQTLCSLNSDDGKPWGWDQPLPPSLTTYWQNYYAQLPVLDQLRIPRCVVLPEFESIQLHLFSDASENAYGACAYFRSKDSSGCISVGLLTAKSKVAPLKKRSIPRLELCGALEAAQLYQKISSTFGRKFETFFWVDSTTVLAWLKATPSVWTTFVANRVSKIQLATVGASWNHVAGQENPADHLFRGIDAKTLISCKLWWNGPNWLRSDDFLQLTSPSSTSYETHLEFRTSKPVGLTASADSSFIDTFVGRFSKYQTMLRVTAFCLRLSRKSRSAEARKRTFLSATEIRDAENALIRLVQAQEFSEHVAALQASKPAPIRSQLRWFTPFLDADRLMRVGGRIDRSALNYDAKHQILLPYNHRFSALLVECLHERHLHAAPQLLLGIIRLRYWITGARKLAKTVVHRCIICVRARPKLVEQFMAELPKERVVAARPFSVSGVDYWGPILLKPPHRRSAPIKAFVAVFVCFTTKAVHIELVFDLTTAKFIQALRRFVSRRGPPSDIYSDNGRNFLGASNELRKLLRSSDHAQGVAAECSDSNIRWHFNPPRASHFGGLWESAINSAQKHFLRVVRDRPLAYDDMDTLLCQIECCLNSRPITPLSDDPTDFEPLTLGHFLVGTSLKSVPDDNYNDIPSNYLRKWQQTQKLLQDIWRRWHLEYLSSLAQRSKWHNSPVILKENQLVLLKEDGTPPIRWPTARITKLHPGTDGITRVVTLQTPKGSCIRPVAKIGAELVSCGRLHHHRRIKTTTGVDQSATETDCHHTAKTLLNTSGGSSIDEPYKALYSFGSGESLSKDPIFLLEVLPGLQFQELTRRKHDTDRRTNPQQRPTNESTTATDETNDNKTATDEMKTRGAGSKVKSKQHLHAAGEIIIGARVFNQLDAVRNGYF from the exons ATGGCTACGGAACGACGTATCAAGTCGCTCAAAATGCGACTTCGAAGTATCGAGACGTCGTTCAACCTGATCAAAGTCTTCGTTGAAAACTTCGACGAAGAAACTCAGTCGATGGAAGTTCCCGTTCGGCTGGAGAACCTGGCCGTGTTGTGGGTGGACTTCGGCAAAACGCAAGCCGAGCTCGAAGCAGCTGATGTTGAAGACAATGCGGTGATGGAGCATCAGCTAAAGCAGCGGGCCCAGTTCGAGACGGACTACTACCGGGTGAAGGGTTTCTTGCTGTCCGTGAATAAAAGTACATCGCCTCAGAGCTCCCAATCTTGTCACTCCGGTGCGCATTTCCCTACTTCTTCGCAAATTCGGCTCCCAGATGTGAAACTTCCTGTTTTTAATGGCGCTCTCGAAAATTGGTTGAATTtccatgatttatttatttcgttggTGCATTCGTCGACTGAATTGTCCAATATTCAGAAGTTTTATTATTTGCGTTCATCATTAGCGGGGGATGCTTTAAAGCTGGTACAAACGATTGCGATTAGCGCCAATAATTACCCAGTTGCGTGGAACTTGCTGATAGATCACTTCCAAAATCCTGCACGTTTGAAACAAGCCTATGTCGACTCCCTTTTTGAGTTTGCTCCGTTGAAAAAGGAATCTGCAAGTGATCTTCATTCTCTGGTGGAACGATTCGAAGCTAATGTCCGCATCTTGAAGCAGCTGGGAGAGAGAACCGAGTTTTGGGACGTATTGCTGATTCGTATGCTCAGTATTCGTCTTGACCCCACTACACGAAGGGATTGGGAAGAATTTTCGTCGACTCATGAGGCAGCTACCTTCCCAGATCTGGTCAGCTTTCTTCAGCGGAGGGTCACCGTTTTGCAGAGTGTGAGCAACGTTCAACTGGATACTTCCTCTTCTTCGGCACCCAAAAAACCGGTTCATCGATCAGCAATCATCAGCAATGGAGCTACTCAATTCTCACCACGCCAATGTTTCGCCTGCTCTGAACACCATCCACTTTATCTATGCCAGACGTTCGCCAAGATGACCATCGAAGATAAAGACAAACTAGTACGCCGTCAACAACTCTGTCGGAACTGCCTACGTAAGGGACATCAATCGAGAAGTTGTCAATCCAAGAACTGCTGTCGAAAATGCCGAGGGCGCCACCATAGTCAACTATGCAGCACAGGTACCAGCCAGGGTGAATCCAGCAAGCCGAGACCGGAGGGCAATACATCCAGGGATTCTAACCCTACCAGCGAAGAAGTGTCATCATTATCTGCAGCAGTCGGGAAACTTCCCAAGAAGGGTCACCCTAACAAGGTGCTTCTAGCAACGGCCGTGATCAAACTGACGGATGATTACGGCAATACTCACTTCGCCAGAGCGCTCCTCGACTCGGGTAGCGAATGTAACTTCATCACCGAGTCATTTGCGCAAAAACTCAAAGTTCGTCGCACGAAAGTTCATCTGTCAATCTCCGGAATTGGTCAGTCATCCATTCAATCTCGCTCCAAGCTTCGCACCACCATTCACTCTCGAGTTACCGGATTTTCGACCATCGTAGAGCTCCTCGTACTGCCAAAACTCACTCTTAATCTGCCATCCGCCACTCTAGATATTTCTAATTGGAACCTTCCGAAAGAAATTGAACTCGCAGATCCTAACTTTTACCAAACCAACCCTATCGACATCGTCCTTGGTGCAGAAATATTCTTCGATCTTTTCAAACCGCCTGGCAGAATTCCACTTGGAGATTCACTGCCTGTTCTTGTGAATTCTGTTCTGGGATGGGTTGTTTCTGGGAAAGTTAACAACTCCACTGCTACCAGCTCCGTTATCGCCAATCTTGCAACCGTCGCAGATATTTATCGCCTCATGCAACGATTCTGGATCATCGAAGAAACAGATTCAGCTCCCTGTATGTCGGTGGAAGAAGCCGCCTGCGAAAAGCACTTTTCGCAGAACGTTCAACGCACCTCAGAGGGTCGATACATCGTTCGATTGCCGTTCAAGGAACCTGTTTCCAGCGTAGGCGACAATCGCAGCATCGCACAGCGTCGATTCCGGATGGTCGAGTCTCCCTTGCAACGAGACACCAATCTACAGGCTCAGTATCACGACTTCATGGCCGAATACGTCACCTTAGGGCACATGCAGCGAGTAGACACTTCTACTCCACCTACCCAGCAGTATTACCTTCCTCATCATGCGGTGATTCGCGAAGATAGCTCGACTACCAAGGTGCGAGTCGTCTTCGATGCTTCGTGCAAGTCAGGATCTGGCAAATCTCTCAACGACGTGCTCATGGTCGGGGCAGTCATCCAAGACGACCTTCGTTCCATCATCCTGAGAACCAGAATCAATCCCGTTTTGCTCATCGCCGACATCCAAAAAATGTACCGTCAAATCCTGGTCGACGAACGAGACACTCCTCTCCAGCGGATTCTTTGGCGAAGTTCACCGGACGAGCCTCTCAGCACGTTTGAGCTGAAAACGGTCACCTACGGCACAGCGAGTGCACCATTCCTGGCCACCAGAACCCTACAACAATTGGCAGACGACGAAAAAGCGGATTTTCCTATGGGCGCGGCGATTCTGAAGAGAGATGTGTACGTAGACGACCTGGTTACCAGCGGAAGGACTCCTGAAGAACTGGCGGAGGTGCGGAATCAACTTGACCAATTGTGCCGTCGAGGAGGTTTTGAATTCCGGAAATTTGCGTCGAATATCGAATCCGTTCTTGATGGCATTCCTTCCGAACGACGTGCACTTCATTCATCAGTCGAGCTCGCAGCTGATCAGACCATCAAAACCTTGGGGTTGCACTGGGAACCAGCTTCGGATCACTTCCGGTTTCAAATTCGGTTACCTGAACACTCTCGAGACGTGGTTCTCTGCAAAAGGTTGGCCCTCTCACAAATCGCCCAGCTGTTCGACCCGTTGGGATTGGTAGGCCCTGTCATCGTTACTGCGAAAATGTTTATGCAGACTCTGTGCAGTCTGAACTCCGACGACGGCAAGCCATGGGGATGGGATCAACCCCTACCACCATCTCTGACCACGTATTGGCAAAACTACTATGCGCAATTACCTGTCCTTGATCAGCTTCGAATCCCACGATGCGTCGTGCTTCCCGAATTTGAATCCATACAGCTACACCTGTTTTCTGACGCTTCAGAAAACGCCTACGGGGCCTGTGCCTACTTCCGATCAAAGGACTCATCAGGTTGTATTTCCGTCGGCCTTCTCACGGCCAAATCCAAAGTCGCTCCTTTGAAAAAACGCAGCATTCCCCGGCTTGAACTTTGTGGGGCTCTCGAGGCAGCCCAATTGTACCAGAAAATCTCCTCAACCTTCGGAAGGAAGTTCGAAACATTCTTCTGGGTCGACTCAACCACGGTGCTCGCCTGGCTGAAGGCGACTCCCTCAGTTTGGACAACTTTCGTGGCCAATCGGGTTTCAAAAATCCAGCTTGCAACAGTCGGCGCTTCCTGGAATCACGTAGCTGGTCAAGAGAACCCTGCTGACCATCTGTTTCGAGGAATTGACGCCAAAACGCTGATCTCCTGCAAACTGTGGTGGAATGGACCAAATTGGCTTCGGTCCGATGACTTTTTGCAGCTGACATCGCCATCAAGCACCTCCTACGAGACCCATCTAGAGTTCCGCACATCCAAACCGGTCGGCCTAACAGCCTCAGCAGACAGTTCCTTCATCGACACCTTTGTTGGCCGATTCTCGAAATACCAAACCATGCTACGCGTCACAGCATTCTGCCTCAGGTTGTCACGCAAGTCTCGAAGCGCAGAAGCCAGAAAAAGAACGTTCCTCTCAGCGACGGAAATTCGCGATGCCGAGAATGCTCTCATACGATTGGTGCAAGCTCAAGAATTCTCCGAGCACGTAGCAGCCCTGCAAGCATCGAAGCCAGCTCCAATCAGGTCCCAACTCCGATGGTTTACGCCGTTCCTGGATGCAGATCGCCTGATGCGTGTTGGAGGACGAATCGACAGATCAGCTCTAAATTACGACGCCAAGCACCAAATTCTTCTTCCGTACAATCATCGATTCTCCGCCCTGTTAGTGGAGTGCTTACACGAAAGGCATTTGCACGCAGCACCTCAATTGCTGCTTGGAATCATTCGATTACGGTACTGGATCACAGGGGCCAGAAAGCTGGCCAAAACAGTAGTTCATCGCTGCATAATATGCGTCCGAGCTCGCCCTAAATTGGTTGAACAATTTATGGCAGAGCTACCAAAGGAACGCGTCGTTGCTGCCCGACCATTTTCGGTTTCCGGTGTCGATTATTGGGGCCCGATCCTGCTCAAACCTCCCCATCGTCGATCAGCCCCAATCAAGGCATTTGTAGCGGTGTTCGTCTGCTTTACTACGAAGGCTGTGCATATCGAACTCGTTTTCGATTTGACGACAGCCAAATTCATCCAGGCTCTTCGTCGCTTCGTGTCTCGCCGAGGGCCACCATCAGACATCTACAGCGACAACGGGAGAAACTTTCTTGGTGCCAGCAATGAATTGCGAAAACTTCTGCGCTCGTCGGACCACGCACAAGGAGTTGCTGCCGAATGCTCCGATTCCAACATCAGGTGGCATTTTAATCCGCCACGAGCATCTCATTTCGGCGGATTATGGGAATCCGCAATAAATTCCGCCCAAAAACATTTCCTTCGAGTCGTCCGTGATCGTCCGTTGGCCTACGACGATATGGACACATTATTGTGCCAGATAGAGTGCTGCCTCAACTCTCGCCCGATTACTCCACTGAGCGACGATCCGACGGATTTCGAGCCGCTTACTCTAGGGCATTTTCTAGTGGGCACCTCCCTAAAATCCGTTCCAGATGACAACTACAACGACATCCCATCGAATTATCTTCGGAAGTGGCAGCAAACCCAAAAGCTGTTGCAGGACATCTGGCGTCGATGGCACCTAGAATATTTGTCATCATTAGCACAAAGATCTAAGTGGCACAACTCACCTGTGATACTCAAAGAAAATCAGCTCGTTCTTCTGAAGGAGGATGGAACTCCACCAATTCGCTGGCCCACAGCCAGAATCACCAAATTACATCCAGGGACTGATGGCATCACGAGAGTCGTCACTCTGCAGACCCCGAAAGGCTCTTGTATCCGTCCGGTGGCAAAA ATCGGCGCTGAACTTGTTTCCTGTGGCCGATTGCATCACCACCGGAGAATCAAAACCACTACCGGCGTTGACCAATCAGCTACAGAAACAGATTGTCATCACACGGCCAAAACACTTCTTAACACTTCCGGCGGGTCCAGTATTGATGAACCATACAAGGCACTTTATTCTTTTGGATCAG GTGAGTCCCTGTCCAAAGATCCTATATTCCTCTTGGAAGTGCTACCGGGTCTTCAATTTCAGGAACTAACGAGACGAAAACACGACACCGACCGACGAACGAATCCACAACAGCGACCGACGAACGAATCCACAACCGCGACCGACGAGACGAATGACAACAAAACTGCGACCGACGAAATGAAAACGCGAGGTGCCggctcaaaagtcaaaagtaaaCAACACCTTCACGCTGCGGGGGAAATAATCATCGGTGCCCGAGTTTTCAACCAATTGGATGCTGTCAGAAATGGGTATTTCTGA